CGAGGCAGCCGCCTTTCGGGTCGCAGACCTTGCACGCCATGGCGCTCATGCCGCCACCAGCACCGCCCATCCCTCCGCCACCTGTGCCACCCACGCCACCCGCGCCGCCCATGGCGCCACCTGTGCCGCCGGCGCCTCCCATGCCGCCGCCCGTGCCGCCAGCGCCGGCGATGCCGCCGGTACCGCCCATGCCGCCGCCGCCCGTGCCGCCAGCGCCGGCGATGCCGCCGGTACCGCCCATGCCGCCGCCGCCCGTGCCACCAGCGCCGGCGATGCCGCCGGTGCCACCCGCACCAGCCGTTCCACCGGTGCCTGCCTCGCCACCCGTGCCGGCCGAGCCTCCCGTGCCGGTGGTGGTGCCGGTGGTCGTATCTTCACAGCCGCTCACCACACCGAGCGCACCAACGAGCACAACGAGGGATCCGGAAAGGAGAAGCGTGCGATCCATCAGAAAACCTCCGCGGACAAACTTTACGGGTACCGACCGGCCAAACGCACGACGAGCGTTCTACGCGTAGATCCGGCGCGGCGAGTCACTGGACGCGAACCGCTACTGGAGCGGGTCAAAGAAGCAAAGTGCATCGTCGCAGATTTCTGCGCGTGGCTCAACGAGGACGAACGCTCGATGTGGTGATGCTGGAGTAAGGAGCGAGGACGAGCCGAGGGCTCAGAGCATCAGAAGGAAAGGGTCTGCGCGAAACAGTCCTTATACGCGTCGTTGCAGTCGGGCTGCGCGCTCTGTGTGATGCAATCTGCGAGCTGCTGCAGGGCGGTCGTGTTGAGGGGGTTGGTGTCGAGCAGGCAGCCTTGCGTATCGAAGGTTTCGCCGTTGACACAGAGTTTCGAGGCGATCGCGTCGCACGCGGCCGCTGCGTCCTGCGATGGACAAGCGGCCTTGTACATGTCGGCGACGCACGTTTCGACCTGCGCGTCGTCGCACGCATTGGTCATGTCGCCTTCGATCTTTTTCAAACACGTGGCGAGCTCGTCGAAAGCGCCTGGTTGGAAGATCTTGAAGCCGTGCGTGCACGTGCCGTTGGCAAGCGGCGGAAGGTCCTTGTTGGGGCCGCAGACGGAGCCTGTTTGTTGCGTATTGAGCGCATCGCAGGCGAGGGCATCGAGGACGCCATCATTGGGCCCGACGCAGTTCGAGCCGCCTCCGGCACCTCCAACGCCGCTGCCACCTTGACCGCCCATACCGGCAGTACCGCCAACGCCTGCGCCGGCCGTGCCGCTCGAGCTGCTACTGGTATCACCACCGCCGGTGCCTCCCGAGCCTGAGGGATTGTTGGTGCTGTCGACGATGATGCAGCCACCGAGGAGCAACAGGAACGAGGGAAGACCGATGGCGAGAGAAGCACGAGTGTTCATGAAGGAGCCTCCTAGGACAAACCGTGACCTCGCGGTCGTGTTCGAGGCGCGAGACCAAGGAAGACGAAAAGCATAGTTGTGACTGCACGAGCCGCAGCGTGTGATTTTGTTTTTTGCAAGAGGGACGTGCGTTCAGCAAGGGCGGCGAATGCGTTCAGCTAGAAGGGCCACGATCGGCGGGGCGAAATTATTTTTGAAAATTCGCTTGCGTTCGTCGTGCCGGCTTGGTAGACACCGCGCTCCGTTTTCCTGGGGGCGACCGCCGCAAGCGTTCGTCCCTCCGAAGCCGTAACGGCGCTTCGGTTTCAGTTCGCCTCCTCGGCCTCCGCGGGACTCCCCCCGGTGACGCGAGGGGGGTTCTCGTCGAAAGACGACGGGCTGAGGGCGCGAGGTGTACGACGGCAGGGCCCGTAAGAGATGTGGGGTTCACATCTTTCGGGCTGGCCAACGACTGGGCATCCCGGGATGAAACTCGGGCCCACTGTCTGCGAGGGTTTCTCGAATGCAAAGCAAGGCCAGTGCGAAATTTTCGCGGATTTCGCCGCGGAAGGCGCGCGTGATTGCGGACCTGGTCCGCGGTCGTGACGCCGCAGAGGCACTCCAGCTCCTCCAATTCACGGAGAAGTCGGCTGCGCCGGTGATTTCGAAGATCATCGAAAGCGCGGTGGCGAACGCCCGTCAGAGTGGCGCCGATGTCGATGCGCTTTTCATCAGCAAGGCGACGGTCGACAAAGGCCCGAACAAGTTCAACCGCCGCTGGCGCCCGCGCGCACAGGGGCGTGCGACGCGGATTCAGAAGGGCATTTCTCACATCGTGATCGAGCTCAGCGAGCGCAAGTAAGGGGACACGGTTTCCATGGGACAAAAGACCCACCCGTATGGCTTCCGCGTTGGCGTCATCAAGACGTGGAGCAGCAAGTGGTACGAAGACGGCAAGGCGTACCAGCGCTGGCTTCACGAAGACATCCGGATCAAGCGAGCGATCAAGCAGTATCTTTACAACGCGAACATCGCGGGCGTAGAGATCGAGCGCGCTGCCAATCGTGCCAAGGTCATCGTGTACACGGCGCGGCCGGGCATGGTGATTGGCAAGGGTGGCAAGGGCATCGAAACGCTGAAGACTGGCAACGTCGGTACGGCGGCCAAGGGCGAGTCGGTGTTCAAGGGTGTCGCATCGTTCACGGAGAACGAGGTGTTCATCGACGTTCAGGAGGTGCGCAAGGCGGAAACGAATGCGCAGCTCGTGGCCGAGAACATCGCGACGCAGCTCGAGCGCCGCATTGCGTTTCGACGCGCCATGAAGAAGGCCGTTTCCACGGCGATGAAGTTTGGCGCGAAGGGCATTCGCGTACGTTGCGCGGGCCGTCTCGGCGGAAGCGAGATGAGCCGCGTGGAGACGTATCGTGAGGGCCGGGTTCCGCTGCACACGCTGCGTGCCGATATCGAGTTCGGCCTTGCCGAGGCGAGGACGAAGGTCGGGATCATCGGCGTGAAGGTGTGGATGTTCAAGGGCGAAGTTCTCCAGCGCAAGTCGCGCCGGATTCAGTAGGACGAAAGTCATGCTCTCTCCCAAGAGAACCAAATTCCGCAAGATGCAGAAGGGCCGCGTTCGTGGGGTTGCGACCACGGGAAGCGACGTGTCCTTCGGTGACTTCGGCCTGCAGGCGCTCAGCCCTGCGCGCCTGACGGCTCGACAAATCGAGGCGGCGCGTATGGCGATTCAGCGTCACTGCAAGCGCGCGGGGAAGCTCTGGATCCGAGTGTTCCCGGATCGTCCGGTGACCAAGAAGCCGCTCGAAGTTCGTATGGGTGGCGGAAAAGGTGCGCCGGAGGAATGGGCAGCGGCAGTGCGGCCTGGACGAGTGATGTACGAGCTTGCGGGCGTTCCGGAAGAGATGGCGCGCGAAGCGTTCCGTCTGGCCGCGCACAAGCTCCCGATCGAGTGCAAGTTCATCGCACGCGGGATCGTGTGAGGGATTCGAGATGAAAGCGAAGGATTTGCGCGAACGCACGACCGAACACTTGCAGGAGCTCGAGAAGACGCTTGCCCGCGACGTGTTCGATGCAAGGTTCAAGAACTTCACGAACCGCTTGAACGACACGTCGTCGGTGCGCAAGGCGCGCCGTGACTTGGCGCGCGTGAAGACGATCCTCGCGCAACGTGCGGGCGCCGCGGTTGCGGAAGGAAAGGCTCAATCATGACAACGAACGACGCGCCGAGCGGGCAGGCTACGCCGGCCCAGACGTCGCAAGAGCAGCACGGGTTCCGCCGCAAGCTGGTTGGCAAGGTCAGGAGCAACAAGTGCGACAAGACCGTCGTCGTCGAGGTCGTTCGCAATGCGCCCGATCCTGTGTACAAGAAGTACGTTCGCGCTCGTGAGCGCTACAAGGCGCACGACGAGAAGAACGAATACAAGGTCGGCGATCGCGTGGAAATCCAGGAGCATCGCCCGATTTCCCGCGAGAAGCGCTGGATCGTGACGCGGCTGATTTCACGTTCGGTGGAGGAGTAGCCATGATCCAGGTCACTACGCATCTCGAAATCGCCGACAATTCGGGCGCGCGTATCGTCAAGTGCATCAAGGTGCTTGGGGGTTCGCGCCGCAAGTACGCGGGCCTTGGCGACGTGATTGTCGTGTCGATCAAGGAAGCGTTGCCCGGCACGAAAGTGAAGAAGGGCGACACGGCGCGAGCGGTCGTCGTGCGTACGGCGCGCGAGTATCAGCGATCGGATGGCAGTTACATCAAGTTCGATGGGAACAGTGCCGTCTTGATCAACAAGGACAAGGAGCCGATCGGAACGCGTATCTTCGGACCGGTGGCTCGCGAGCTCCGTGCGAAGAAGTTCATGAAGATCATCTCGCTTGCTCCGGAGGTGCTCTGATGAACCGGCTGAAGGTGGGTGACCTGGTGCAGGTCATCAGCGGCAGGGAGAAGGGCAAGCAGGGTCGCGTGTCGAAGATTCTTGCCGAAGACGACAAAGTGGTCGTCGAGGGCTTGAACAAGGTGACGCGTCATCAGCGCCCGACGCCTCGAAATCAGCAAGGCGGCAAGATCGAGAAGGAGGCGCCGCTTCATGCCTCCAAGGTCATGTTGGTGGACCCCACGACGGGCAAACCTTCGCGCGTGAAGGTGATGGTCGTCGATGGAAAGAAGCAGCGCACTGCGAAGAGCGGCGCCGTGATTACGGCAGGCTGAGCCATGGCGGACAAGAAGGACGACAAGGACAAGGGCAAAAAGCCCAGCAAGGACGCCAAACCGGCGGCGAACAAACCGGCTGCTGCGGCGGCTGGCAAGGGCGCCAAGGATGGCGGCAAAGGTGGCAAGGGCAAGGGGGAAGCTCCGAAGGCCGCTGCTGCTGAAGTTGCTGCTGCGCCGGTTGATCCGAACTACGTGCCCCGCGTGCGCAAGAAGTATCGCGACACGGTGGTGGCGGCGCTTTCCAAGAAGTTTGGCTACAAGAACCCCATGATGGTTCCCCGCCTGCAGAAGGTGGTGATCAACATGGGCCTTGGTGCCGCCGTTGGAAATCCGAAGATCATCGACTCGGCTGTCGAAGACTTGCGGTCGATTGCGGGCCAAAAGCCCGTGGTCACGCGAGCTCGGAAATCGATCGCGACGTTCAAGCTGCGTGAGAACCTGCCGATCGGGGTGACGGTGACGCTCCGCCGAGATCGGATGTGGGAGTTCATCGATCGGTTGATCAGCTTCTCGCTGCCTCGTGTGCGTGACTTCAAGGGCGTGAGCCCCAAGGGGTTCGACGGCCGAGGCAACTTCACGATGGGTCTGCGTGAGCAGATCATTTTCCCTGAGGTCGACTACGACAAGGTCGATGTCGTCAAGGGTATGAACATTTCGTTCGTGACCACCGCACGCACCGACGAGGAGGGACGCGCCCTTCTCACGGAGCTTGGGATCCCGTTCAGGCATTGAGGAATATTCGATGGCTCGCGCAAAAGAATTTGCCAAGCTGAACCGGCCGCCCAAGTTTGCCGTGCGGCATCGTAATCGTTGCAAGGTTTGCGGCCGTTCGCGCGGTTATTACCGCGACTTCGAGCTGTGTCGCGTGTGTCTCCGTATGTTCGCTCTTCGGGGCGAGCTACCGGGCGTGATCAAGGCGAGTTGGTGATGCCATGATGACCGATCCGATCGCCGACATGCTGACCCGAATTCGAAATGCTGCGCTTGCGCGGCATGATCGAACCGAGGTCCCTGCAAGCAAGTTGAAGAAGGCCGTTGCCGACATCCTCAAGTCCGAGGGCTACA
This genomic window from Polyangiaceae bacterium contains:
- the rplV gene encoding 50S ribosomal protein L22; this translates as MQSKASAKFSRISPRKARVIADLVRGRDAAEALQLLQFTEKSAAPVISKIIESAVANARQSGADVDALFISKATVDKGPNKFNRRWRPRAQGRATRIQKGISHIVIELSERK
- the rpsC gene encoding 30S ribosomal protein S3; its protein translation is MGQKTHPYGFRVGVIKTWSSKWYEDGKAYQRWLHEDIRIKRAIKQYLYNANIAGVEIERAANRAKVIVYTARPGMVIGKGGKGIETLKTGNVGTAAKGESVFKGVASFTENEVFIDVQEVRKAETNAQLVAENIATQLERRIAFRRAMKKAVSTAMKFGAKGIRVRCAGRLGGSEMSRVETYREGRVPLHTLRADIEFGLAEARTKVGIIGVKVWMFKGEVLQRKSRRIQ
- the rplP gene encoding 50S ribosomal protein L16; amino-acid sequence: MLSPKRTKFRKMQKGRVRGVATTGSDVSFGDFGLQALSPARLTARQIEAARMAIQRHCKRAGKLWIRVFPDRPVTKKPLEVRMGGGKGAPEEWAAAVRPGRVMYELAGVPEEMAREAFRLAAHKLPIECKFIARGIV
- the rpmC gene encoding 50S ribosomal protein L29, with translation MKAKDLRERTTEHLQELEKTLARDVFDARFKNFTNRLNDTSSVRKARRDLARVKTILAQRAGAAVAEGKAQS
- the rpsQ gene encoding 30S ribosomal protein S17, translated to MTTNDAPSGQATPAQTSQEQHGFRRKLVGKVRSNKCDKTVVVEVVRNAPDPVYKKYVRARERYKAHDEKNEYKVGDRVEIQEHRPISREKRWIVTRLISRSVEE
- the rplN gene encoding 50S ribosomal protein L14 translates to MIQVTTHLEIADNSGARIVKCIKVLGGSRRKYAGLGDVIVVSIKEALPGTKVKKGDTARAVVVRTAREYQRSDGSYIKFDGNSAVLINKDKEPIGTRIFGPVARELRAKKFMKIISLAPEVL
- the rplX gene encoding 50S ribosomal protein L24, translated to MNRLKVGDLVQVISGREKGKQGRVSKILAEDDKVVVEGLNKVTRHQRPTPRNQQGGKIEKEAPLHASKVMLVDPTTGKPSRVKVMVVDGKKQRTAKSGAVITAG
- the rplE gene encoding 50S ribosomal protein L5 is translated as MPRVRKKYRDTVVAALSKKFGYKNPMMVPRLQKVVINMGLGAAVGNPKIIDSAVEDLRSIAGQKPVVTRARKSIATFKLRENLPIGVTVTLRRDRMWEFIDRLISFSLPRVRDFKGVSPKGFDGRGNFTMGLREQIIFPEVDYDKVDVVKGMNISFVTTARTDEEGRALLTELGIPFRH
- a CDS encoding type Z 30S ribosomal protein S14, coding for MARAKEFAKLNRPPKFAVRHRNRCKVCGRSRGYYRDFELCRVCLRMFALRGELPGVIKASW